From the Martelella mediterranea DSM 17316 genome, one window contains:
- a CDS encoding alpha/beta hydrolase, which produces MRIAVYVGNVIFPQQELADPRRVLAVTLRAISLCLLLFVAAGCGKRPGTEVLYPHPDAAAPARTVTIYVATTREPAENRIEGYTREREDELSYAEFVISIPPDHVPGEIEWPLSRKARPDQDFTVLRHTALSRAAFDSRIGRAARESGKAAMFVHGFNVSFQEAVFRIAQLSADSNISGVPILFSWPSQARIFDYVTDKESATFSRDGLTDVLQQVTGQPGVRSVLLFGHSMGGWLTMEALRQLSLEGDVKALKKLNVILAAPDIDEDVFATQVDAIGPLDPPMMVMVSSDDYALRVSRLLQGNRQRAGQFDITDPEVVEAAKKMNILLLDISSISSTDALRHSRYTAMASLYKELEDNDDMVSSGFRQAGGRFFEPAQAASP; this is translated from the coding sequence ATGCGGATCGCGGTTTATGTCGGAAACGTCATCTTTCCACAGCAGGAACTTGCAGATCCGCGCCGCGTTCTGGCTGTCACCTTGCGCGCGATCTCCCTTTGCCTGCTGCTGTTCGTCGCCGCCGGCTGCGGAAAGCGTCCCGGAACCGAAGTCCTCTATCCGCATCCCGATGCCGCCGCGCCGGCGCGGACCGTGACCATCTATGTCGCGACCACGCGGGAGCCGGCCGAAAACCGCATCGAGGGGTATACGCGGGAGCGCGAAGACGAATTAAGCTATGCCGAATTCGTGATCTCGATCCCGCCGGATCATGTTCCCGGCGAGATCGAATGGCCGCTTTCGCGCAAGGCCCGTCCTGATCAGGATTTCACCGTGCTCCGCCACACGGCGCTCTCGCGGGCCGCCTTCGACAGCCGGATCGGCAGGGCCGCCCGTGAAAGCGGCAAGGCGGCGATGTTCGTCCACGGGTTCAATGTCAGCTTCCAGGAGGCGGTGTTCCGGATCGCGCAGCTTTCGGCCGATTCCAACATATCCGGCGTGCCGATCCTGTTCTCCTGGCCGTCTCAGGCCCGCATCTTCGACTATGTGACCGACAAGGAATCCGCGACCTTCTCCCGCGACGGTCTGACGGACGTGCTGCAGCAGGTCACCGGCCAGCCGGGCGTGCGCTCGGTTCTCCTGTTCGGCCACAGCATGGGCGGCTGGCTGACCATGGAGGCGCTCCGACAGCTCAGCCTCGAGGGCGACGTCAAGGCTCTGAAAAAGCTCAACGTCATCCTGGCGGCGCCCGATATCGATGAAGATGTGTTCGCCACCCAGGTTGACGCCATCGGGCCGCTGGATCCGCCGATGATGGTGATGGTTTCGAGCGACGATTACGCCTTGCGCGTATCGCGCCTGCTGCAGGGCAACCGCCAGCGCGCCGGGCAATTCGACATCACCGATCCGGAGGTCGTGGAAGCCGCCAAGAAAATGAATATCCTGCTCCTCGACATCTCGTCGATCTCCTCGACCGATGCCCTGCGCCACAGCCGCTACACCGCCATGGCGTCGCTATACAAAGAGTTGGAAGACAATGACGACATGGTGAGCAGCGGCTTCCGTCAGGCCGGTGGACGTTTCTTCGAACCTGCGCAGGCCGCGTCGCCCTGA